The Amblyomma americanum isolate KBUSLIRL-KWMA chromosome 3, ASM5285725v1, whole genome shotgun sequence genome window below encodes:
- the LOC144125456 gene encoding LOW QUALITY PROTEIN: phospholipid scramblase 1-like (The sequence of the model RefSeq protein was modified relative to this genomic sequence to represent the inferred CDS: inserted 3 bases in 2 codons), whose protein sequence is MMNPAHXPPGLEYLGMIDQIIIKQKVQLLEVFTGFETANKYAXSMGQDVFYAVEDTDCCTRNCCGPIRPFGIKVLDNFKREVMYVDRPLRCDSCWFPCCLQTLEVMAPPGTPIGYVVQEWSIIYPKFRIENAMHETVLRIEGPACRWSCCCNDVVFHVLSKDGKTQVGRISKQWSGLLKEAFTDAENFGISFPMDMDTSIKGVLIGAAFLIDFMFFEKQANEENDCCGMF, encoded by the exons ATGATGAACCCAGCGC ATCCGCCCGGTCTCGAGTACCTGGGCATGATCGACCAGATCATCATCAAGCAAAAAGTGCAGCTACTCGAAG tgtttaccGGCTTCGAAACAGCGAACAAGTACGC CAGCATGGGCCAGGACGTGTTTTACGCCGTTGAAG ACACCGACTGCTGCACCAGGAACTGCTGTGGTCCCATCCGGCCCTTCGGCATAAAGGTGTTGGACAACTTCAAGCGCGAGGTCATGTACGTGGACCGACCCCTGAGGTGCGACAGCTGCTGGTTCCCCTGCTGCTTACAG ACCTTGGAGGTGATGGCTCCTCCGGGTACGCCCATCGGTTACGTGGTCCAGGAGTGGAGCATCATCTATCCCAAATTCCGCATCGAGAACGCAATGCACGAGACGGTGCTACGCATCGAAGGACCCGCCTGCCGATGGAGCTGCTGCTGCAACGACGTCGTCTTCCAT GTCCTTTCCAAAGACGGCAAGACGCAGGTTGGCCGCATTTCCAAACAGTGGTCCGGTCTCTTGAAAGAGGCCTTCACGGACGCGGAGAATTTCGGCATCTCGTTCCCCATGGACATGGACACGAGCATCAAGGGAGTGCTCATCGGGGCAGCATTTCTCATT GACTTCATGTTCTTCGAGAAACAGGCCAACGAAGAAAACGACTGCTGCGGAATGTTCTGA